The Pseudobacteroides sp. genomic interval AAAGGATATAATTTTTATTATCGGAGTTCTAAAGGACAAGGACTACAAAGCCATCATCGAGCCTGTAATACCTATAGCATCAGAGTTTGTAACTGTGAAGCCGGAAAACGAAAGGGGAATGACAGCACAGGAGTTGGCAGTAATATTAAGAGGCTATTGTAAAGATGTTAATGTGAGTGATAAAATTGAAGAGGCAATCCTTTACAGTATAAAAAAAGTTTCCACAAAAGGTATAATTTGTGCTTATGGGTCCCTATACTATATTGGGGAGATCAGAAAATTTTTTAATACCTTAAAATAAGAACAATAGGTTTAGAAAGCTAGGAGGGAATCAATTGATTGATTTGAAGCAGGAGCTTATGAGTTATGCTCATATTGATGCTAGATCATTAGGGTTTAAAGACCGGAATGTACCTGATAATATTAGGAGTTCCGTTAACCTTTATAATAAAGCTTTAGACAGCATAAATGCCAAAAGTGAGGATATGGCCATAATAGAATTAAAAAAAGCCATATCCCTAAACCCTCAGTTTTATGAAGCGATAAACCTATTGGGAATTTGTTATTTATACATAAATGATTACGAAAACGCAAGGTTTGTGTTTGAAAAGCTCATGGAAATATTAGGAGAGAGCACCTCCACAACCAGACTTTACAAATTAATAAAGGAAAGGGAAGTATCCGCTCCTAAAAAGGAATTGAAAACCTTTAACCGACAGCCAGTTTCTAAAAAGGAAAGTGTAAAGGAAAAGAGACTTAACGGTAACTTTTTTGAAAAGCTAAATTTCTTAAACAGCAGCCTGATTAAATACATATGTTGCGGCTTGATAGGAGCAATTGCAGTGTTATTATGCAGTATACCCTTTTATGTAAATAAAACCGATACTAAAGCTGTGGATGTGCTTGATGCAGAGACGGATGCCATCAACAAACTAA includes:
- a CDS encoding tetratricopeptide repeat protein; this encodes MIDLKQELMSYAHIDARSLGFKDRNVPDNIRSSVNLYNKALDSINAKSEDMAIIELKKAISLNPQFYEAINLLGICYLYINDYENARFVFEKLMEILGESTSTTRLYKLIKEREVSAPKKELKTFNRQPVSKKESVKEKRLNGNFFEKLNFLNSSLIKYICCGLIGAIAVLLCSIPFYVNKTDTKAVDVLDAETDAINKLNKQITELKGSLNKLKQDYNNLKSSKALLENELEYNKSVKKLSEADELAKSQKYESAADILILMKDTKFNNADKQRYDSLYENIVPKAAQIAYNQGYNLCNSKKYNEAIEKLNKVRLYGDKWPFMDSALYKLGVAYKNINNSKEALELFQTVVKSYPKSPVAYYAQAKIKEMSNLPK